In the Chloroflexia bacterium SDU3-3 genome, one interval contains:
- a CDS encoding CoA-acylating methylmalonate-semialdehyde dehydrogenase has product MNEQLPNFINGTWQPSSATALLDVRNPATAEILARVPLSPAAEVDAAAQAAQAAFQEWRRTPVTDRIQYLFKLKALLEANIDDIARTITMECGKTYGESVAELRRGIENVETACGMPKLIQGYNNEDIARGIDEHMFRQPLGVVAAITPFNFPGMIPLWFLPYAVACGNCFILKPSEKVPLTSQKLWGLIEQLGLPPGVLQLVNGGRETVDALLDHPLVRAISFVGSTPVAKYVYSRATANGKRAQCQGGAKNPVVVMPDADMDMTTRILADSAFGCAGQRCLAASVAITVGAARELFVERIAEAAATRKVGYGLDAGVEMGPVISAESRQRIEGLIAKGAAEGAELLVDGRGRAASGYEGGSFVFPTILDRVDPASEIAATEIFGPVLSIIHADTIERAVEIVNARRFGNMACIFTASGAAARQFRSEASAGNIGINVGVAAPMAFFPFSGWGESFFGDLHAQSHHGVEFYTETKVVVERWPKEWSRQF; this is encoded by the coding sequence ATGAACGAGCAGCTCCCCAACTTCATCAACGGCACCTGGCAGCCCTCCAGCGCCACCGCGCTGCTGGATGTGCGCAACCCCGCGACCGCCGAGATCCTGGCCAGGGTGCCGCTCTCGCCTGCGGCGGAGGTGGACGCCGCCGCGCAGGCCGCGCAGGCGGCCTTCCAGGAGTGGCGGCGCACCCCAGTGACCGACCGCATCCAGTACCTGTTCAAGCTCAAGGCGCTGCTTGAGGCCAATATCGACGACATCGCCCGCACCATCACCATGGAGTGCGGCAAGACCTACGGCGAGAGCGTGGCCGAGCTGCGGCGCGGGATCGAGAACGTGGAGACCGCCTGCGGCATGCCCAAGCTCATCCAGGGCTACAACAACGAGGACATCGCGCGCGGCATCGACGAGCACATGTTCCGCCAGCCGCTGGGCGTGGTCGCCGCGATCACCCCGTTCAACTTCCCCGGCATGATCCCGCTGTGGTTCCTGCCCTACGCCGTGGCCTGCGGCAACTGCTTCATCCTCAAGCCCTCCGAGAAGGTGCCGCTCACCAGCCAGAAGCTCTGGGGCCTGATCGAGCAGCTCGGCCTGCCGCCTGGGGTGCTCCAGCTGGTCAACGGCGGGCGCGAGACCGTGGACGCCCTGCTCGACCACCCGCTGGTGCGGGCGATCAGCTTTGTCGGCTCCACGCCCGTGGCCAAGTACGTCTACAGCCGCGCCACCGCCAATGGCAAGCGCGCCCAGTGCCAGGGCGGCGCGAAGAACCCCGTGGTGGTGATGCCCGACGCCGACATGGACATGACCACCCGCATCCTGGCCGACTCGGCCTTTGGCTGCGCGGGCCAGCGCTGCCTGGCCGCCTCGGTGGCGATCACGGTGGGCGCGGCCCGCGAGCTGTTTGTCGAGCGCATCGCCGAGGCGGCGGCCACCCGCAAGGTGGGCTATGGCCTGGATGCGGGCGTGGAGATGGGGCCGGTGATCAGCGCCGAGAGCAGGCAGCGCATCGAGGGCCTGATCGCCAAGGGCGCTGCCGAGGGCGCGGAGCTGCTGGTGGATGGCCGGGGCCGCGCGGCCAGCGGCTACGAGGGCGGCTCGTTCGTGTTCCCCACCATCCTCGACCGCGTCGACCCCGCCAGCGAGATCGCGGCCACCGAGATCTTCGGCCCGGTGCTCAGCATCATCCACGCCGACACGATCGAGCGCGCCGTGGAGATCGTCAACGCCCGCCGCTTCGGCAACATGGCCTGCATCTTCACCGCCAGCGGCGCGGCGGCCCGCCAGTTCCGCAGCGAGGCCAGCGCGGGCAATATCGGCATCAACGTGGGCGTGGCCGCGCCCATGGCCTTCTTCCCCTTCTCCGGCTGGGGCGAGAGCTTCTTCGGCGACCTGCACGCCCAGAGCCACCACGGTGTGGAGTTCTACACCGAGACCAAGGTGGTGGTCGAGCGCTGGCCCAAGGAGTGGAGCCGCCAGTTCTAG
- a CDS encoding aldehyde dehydrogenase family protein has translation MERAAAFDFDLAPAVRDILAQDAVPMLIGGEWLGAASGRAFPTYNPASGAVLAHIAEGDAQDIDRAVAAARDAFERGPWPAMSPAERGETLWRLADLIERDAAIFGQLETLDNGRPYSLTMGRDARSNARHFRYHAGMATKITGQSIPVSVPGQFVYTRREPMGVCGAIIPWNFPLNMATWKTAPALAAGNTVVLKPAEQTPLTTLHLGRLALEAGIPPGVLNVVPGYGHTAGAALVAHRGVDKVAFTGSTEVGRRIMQAAAGNLKRVSLELGGKSPNVIFADADIPTAARQAVWAILVNSGQNCCAGSRLFVQRAVYDQVMDELVKAMREVRVGVGFDPQSQIGPLISQEQLARVAGYVRAGQDAGAQLLAGGGRPEGVPDGGYFLAPTVFGGATDDMAVVREEIFGPVLAALVFDEFDEVVARANDTPYGLASGVWTSDMAKAHRFAAAIKAGTVWVNGYNLWDPAVPFGGYKESGYGRELGEAVYELYTQTKTVWMGIG, from the coding sequence ATGGAACGTGCTGCTGCCTTCGATTTCGACCTTGCCCCAGCGGTTCGCGACATACTGGCGCAGGATGCGGTGCCGATGCTGATCGGCGGCGAGTGGCTGGGCGCGGCCTCGGGCAGGGCCTTCCCCACCTACAACCCCGCCAGCGGCGCGGTGCTGGCCCATATCGCCGAGGGCGACGCCCAAGACATCGACCGCGCGGTTGCAGCGGCCCGCGACGCCTTCGAGCGCGGCCCCTGGCCCGCCATGTCGCCCGCCGAGCGCGGCGAGACCCTCTGGCGGCTGGCCGACCTGATCGAGCGCGACGCGGCCATCTTCGGCCAGCTTGAGACCCTGGACAACGGGCGGCCCTACAGCCTGACCATGGGCCGCGACGCCCGCAGCAACGCCCGCCACTTCCGCTACCACGCGGGCATGGCCACCAAGATCACCGGCCAGAGCATCCCCGTCTCGGTCCCCGGCCAGTTCGTCTACACCCGCCGCGAGCCGATGGGTGTCTGCGGCGCGATCATCCCCTGGAACTTCCCCCTGAACATGGCCACCTGGAAGACCGCCCCCGCGCTGGCGGCGGGCAACACCGTGGTGCTTAAGCCCGCCGAGCAGACCCCGCTCACCACGCTGCACCTGGGCCGCCTTGCCCTGGAGGCCGGAATCCCCCCCGGCGTGCTGAACGTGGTGCCCGGCTACGGCCACACCGCCGGGGCCGCGCTAGTGGCCCACCGTGGCGTCGACAAGGTGGCCTTCACCGGCTCCACCGAGGTGGGCCGCAGGATCATGCAGGCCGCCGCAGGCAACCTCAAGCGCGTCTCGCTGGAGCTGGGCGGCAAGTCGCCCAACGTGATCTTCGCCGACGCCGACATCCCCACCGCCGCCCGCCAGGCCGTCTGGGCCATTCTGGTGAACTCGGGCCAGAACTGCTGCGCCGGGTCGCGCCTGTTCGTGCAGCGCGCCGTCTACGACCAGGTGATGGACGAGCTGGTGAAGGCCATGCGCGAGGTGCGCGTGGGCGTCGGCTTCGACCCGCAGTCCCAGATCGGCCCGCTGATCTCGCAGGAGCAGCTGGCCCGCGTGGCGGGCTACGTGCGCGCCGGGCAGGACGCGGGCGCGCAGCTGCTGGCGGGCGGCGGACGCCCCGAGGGCGTGCCCGACGGCGGCTACTTCCTGGCCCCCACCGTGTTCGGCGGCGCGACCGACGACATGGCCGTGGTGCGCGAGGAGATCTTCGGCCCGGTGCTGGCCGCCCTGGTCTTCGACGAGTTTGACGAGGTGGTGGCCCGCGCCAACGACACGCCCTACGGCCTGGCATCCGGCGTGTGGACCAGCGACATGGCCAAGGCCCACCGCTTCGCCGCCGCGATCAAGGCGGGCACCGTGTGGGTCAACGGCTACAACCTGTGGGATCCGGCGGTGCCCTTCGGGGGCTACAAAGAGAGCGGCTATGGCCGCGAGCTGGGCGAGGCCGTCTACGAGCTCTACACCCAGACCAAGACCGTCTGGATGGGCATCGGCTAG
- a CDS encoding carboxypeptidase regulatory-like domain-containing protein: MAPATPAQQRGARHMPDNQRAWGRWIGGGAIAAAALIALCAQPAGAQDLPPRPTAEATAAPTAAPTARPSTTAKPSREHRTAVPAGGRITGTVIDATTGAPASGVVVDLGGILMLSDANGSYDRSGLPPGTYQVRLVLRDDQGSADQPPIDIALTSGATVVQHLSFHQPR, translated from the coding sequence ATGGCCCCAGCGACACCAGCGCAACAGCGAGGAGCGAGACATATGCCAGACAACCAGCGGGCATGGGGAAGATGGATCGGCGGCGGCGCCATCGCGGCGGCGGCCCTGATCGCCCTGTGCGCCCAGCCGGCGGGCGCGCAGGATCTGCCGCCCCGCCCCACCGCCGAGGCCACGGCGGCACCAACCGCCGCGCCCACAGCCCGCCCCAGCACCACCGCCAAGCCCAGCCGCGAGCACCGCACCGCCGTGCCTGCGGGCGGGCGCATCACCGGCACCGTGATCGACGCCACCACCGGCGCACCCGCGTCGGGCGTGGTGGTCGACCTCGGCGGCATCCTGATGCTCTCCGACGCCAACGGCAGCTACGACCGCAGCGGCCTGCCGCCCGGCACCTACCAGGTGCGCCTGGTGCTGCGCGACGACCAGGGCAGCGCCGACCAGCCGCCGATCGACATCGCCCTCACATCCGGCGCGACGGTGGTGCAGCATCTCAGCTTCCACCAGCCGCGCTAA